Proteins encoded within one genomic window of Tabrizicola piscis:
- a CDS encoding energy-coupling factor ABC transporter ATP-binding protein, translating into MPDPTPGITLSAATVILSDRVVLDSISLTLTEQRIGILGRNGSGKTTLLRLIAGLIAPQQGSVRLDGIDPYSDRKAALAAIGILFQNPDHQILFPTVEEELAFGLIQSGVSQAEALARVHQALAREGRAHWAKEPVSNLSQGQRHYLCLQAVLLMQPRTILLDEPLAGLDLPTQARLARRFADLPQRLVTITHDPAAVAAADRVLWLEGGRIAADGLPADVLPAFTAEMARIGERDADADLTR; encoded by the coding sequence ATGCCTGACCCTACCCCCGGCATCACGCTTTCTGCCGCCACGGTGATCCTGTCTGATCGCGTGGTGCTGGACAGCATCAGCCTGACCCTGACCGAACAGCGCATCGGCATTCTGGGGCGCAACGGGTCTGGCAAGACCACGCTTCTGCGCCTGATTGCCGGGCTGATTGCCCCGCAGCAAGGCAGTGTCCGACTTGATGGCATTGACCCCTATTCCGACCGCAAGGCCGCGCTGGCTGCCATCGGCATCCTGTTTCAGAACCCCGATCACCAGATCCTGTTTCCCACGGTCGAGGAAGAGCTTGCCTTTGGCCTGATCCAGAGCGGAGTGTCTCAGGCTGAGGCCTTGGCACGGGTGCATCAGGCCTTGGCCAGGGAAGGCCGGGCGCATTGGGCGAAGGAACCGGTGTCCAACCTTTCGCAGGGCCAGCGGCACTATCTTTGCCTGCAGGCCGTGCTTCTGATGCAGCCGCGCACGATCCTGCTGGACGAACCGCTCGCCGGTCTTGACCTGCCGACCCAAGCGCGGTTGGCCCGGCGCTTTGCCGACCTGCCACAGCGGCTGGTGACGATTACCCATGACCCGGCTGCCGTCGCGGCTGCCGACCGCGTTTTGTGGCTGGAGGGTGGGCGCATCGCAGCCGACGGCCTGCCCGCCGACGTCCTCCCCGCCTTTACCGCCGAGATGGCACGGATCGGAGAGCGCGATGCTGACGCTGACCTCACCCGTTGA
- a CDS encoding energy-coupling factor transporter transmembrane component T, whose protein sequence is MLTLTSPVEIWAHRLPAGLKLGLLALATTGLFALTSPLPLAVFAAATGALYLSGGASFATTGLRLLRPLWPFVLIVGLWHLWTGEPAQGVAILLRMLTAVALANFVTMTTRLSDMIGVFQSLARPLQAFGLSPRRLAIAMALVIRFIPVMLDRLGQITQSWAARSPRRPRWRVLVPTTLAALDDADRAAEALRARGGAG, encoded by the coding sequence ATGCTGACGCTGACCTCACCCGTTGAGATCTGGGCGCATCGGCTGCCGGCCGGGCTTAAGCTGGGCCTGTTGGCGCTGGCGACTACCGGGCTTTTTGCGCTGACCTCTCCGCTGCCGCTGGCGGTCTTTGCTGCTGCGACAGGGGCGCTTTATCTTTCGGGCGGTGCCAGCTTTGCCACCACCGGTCTGCGCCTGCTGCGCCCGCTGTGGCCCTTTGTCCTGATCGTCGGCCTGTGGCACCTGTGGACCGGCGAGCCTGCCCAAGGTGTGGCGATCCTGCTTCGGATGCTGACCGCTGTGGCGCTGGCCAATTTCGTGACCATGACTACACGGCTTTCCGACATGATCGGCGTCTTTCAATCGCTTGCACGACCGCTGCAAGCCTTTGGCCTGTCGCCCCGCCGCCTTGCCATCGCCATGGCGCTGGTCATCCGCTTCATCCCCGTCATGCTGGACCGCTTGGGTCAGATCACCCAATCCTGGGCCGCCCGGTCGCCCCGCCGCCCGCGCTGGCGGGTGCTGGTCCCCACCACCCTTGCCGCCCTGGACGACGCTGACCGCGCCGCCGAGGCCTTGCGCGCCCGGGGTGGGGCTGGTTAA
- a CDS encoding biotin transporter BioY, with product MERNLTHIALFAALIAVLGLIPRIDLAAGVPITAQSLGIMLCGTVLGAKRGALAVLLFLALVAAGLPLLSGGRGGLGVFAGPSVGFLVGFPIAAFAAGWIMERTTLSPGTAATAASIIGGIGVLYLFGISGMALNLGLSLTEASFLGMAFLPGDVLKAVVAGLITQSLARMRPASLLSRA from the coding sequence ATGGAACGCAATCTGACCCATATCGCGCTTTTTGCCGCCCTGATCGCGGTGTTGGGACTGATCCCGAGGATCGACCTTGCCGCTGGCGTGCCGATCACCGCGCAATCGCTGGGCATCATGCTGTGCGGGACGGTGCTGGGTGCCAAGCGCGGCGCCCTTGCGGTGCTGCTGTTTCTGGCCCTTGTCGCCGCAGGACTGCCGCTGTTGTCGGGCGGGCGTGGCGGGCTTGGCGTCTTTGCCGGGCCTTCCGTGGGCTTTCTTGTCGGCTTCCCGATCGCGGCTTTTGCGGCTGGCTGGATCATGGAGCGGACGACGCTTTCCCCCGGAACCGCCGCCACCGCCGCGTCGATCATCGGTGGGATCGGGGTGCTTTATCTGTTCGGCATCAGCGGGATGGCCCTGAACCTTGGCCTGTCGCTGACCGAGGCGTCCTTCCTTGGCATGGCGTTCCTGCCGGGGGATGTGCTGAAGGCGGTGGTTGCCGGATTGATCACGCAAAGCCTGGCACGGATGCGTCCGGCGTCGCTGTTGTCACGCGCCTGA
- a CDS encoding thiolase family protein: MARLIAARRTAVVPRGGAFARLSIEDLASPVLLACLADAGIRPDQVDEVILANALGAGGNPARRVALAAGLGHVPGLTIDRQCAGGLDAILLARALVDSGAADVVVAGGVESTSRRPLRLRTDPEGGLPVAYDQAPFTPWPDRDPGMADAAEALAQRLGISRAAQEAWALESHAKALKSNHSAEIVPLAGVTQDAFPRRLSPGLLARAPIVAGSITAATAAVAADAAAVCLVVSDRIAQGRGLAILNGATVGGNPEEPGLAPLAAIQRLWQGEPLAMAEIMEAYAVQAIAVVKGAGLDPALVNPGGGALARGHPIGASGAILAVRLFHGLQSGRGLAAIASAGGIGTALLVDSSGA; encoded by the coding sequence ATGGCCCGCCTGATCGCCGCGCGCAGAACAGCGGTGGTGCCGCGCGGCGGGGCCTTTGCCCGGCTTTCCATCGAAGATCTGGCCAGCCCGGTTCTGCTGGCCTGTCTGGCCGATGCCGGGATCCGCCCGGATCAGGTGGATGAGGTCATCCTCGCCAACGCGCTGGGTGCGGGGGGCAATCCGGCGCGGCGGGTGGCGCTGGCGGCGGGGCTGGGGCATGTGCCCGGGCTGACCATCGACCGGCAATGCGCGGGCGGGCTAGATGCGATCCTGCTGGCCCGGGCGCTGGTGGACAGCGGCGCGGCGGATGTGGTGGTGGCCGGCGGTGTCGAAAGCACCTCGCGCCGCCCCCTGCGGCTGCGGACAGACCCGGAGGGCGGGCTGCCTGTCGCCTATGACCAGGCCCCCTTCACCCCATGGCCGGACCGCGACCCCGGCATGGCCGACGCAGCCGAGGCTTTGGCGCAGCGTTTGGGGATCAGCCGCGCAGCCCAAGAGGCATGGGCGCTGGAAAGCCATGCCAAGGCCCTGAAATCCAACCATTCCGCCGAGATTGTTCCACTGGCAGGCGTCACGCAGGACGCTTTCCCACGCCGCCTGTCCCCCGGCCTTCTGGCCCGCGCACCCATCGTTGCCGGCAGCATCACGGCGGCCACAGCAGCAGTCGCGGCGGATGCGGCAGCCGTGTGCCTGGTCGTGTCGGACCGCATAGCGCAGGGCAGGGGCCTTGCGATCCTGAACGGGGCCACCGTCGGCGGCAATCCAGAGGAGCCGGGCCTTGCCCCCCTCGCCGCCATTCAGCGACTCTGGCAGGGCGAGCCCCTCGCCATGGCCGAGATCATGGAGGCCTACGCCGTCCAGGCCATCGCGGTGGTAAAGGGCGCGGGGCTGGACCCTGCGCTGGTCAACCCGGGGGGCGGGGCACTGGCCCGGGGGCACCCGATTGGCGCGTCCGGCGCGATTCTGGCAGTGCGGCTGTTCCACGGGCTGCAGAGTGGCCGGGGCCTTGCCGCCATAGCCTCGGCCGGGGGGATCGGGACGGCGCTGCTGGTTGACTCGTCAGGCGCGTGA
- a CDS encoding AMP-binding protein, which translates to MTEGFRWHPKARLFDAAGHEVARQPPAGSVVADSGEGLAQAVGLKAFRLGALDQPAPAEGDQPLFETLSSGSTGQPRRIVRTQASWTASFAVNAGFGIGPGARVAVLGRLVHSLSLYGAIEGLHLGADVHLLDLLRPDRQLTALADRRITHLYATPAQLRLLGPGLCPDLRVILVGGSKLDPVLRSAVRAMAPAARVHEFYGAAEASFITLADDTTPEGAVGRPYPGVELAVRAGEIWVKSPYLFTSYAGDPGTARWQDGWLSVGEVGRMEDGILYLHGRAGRMVTVADQNVFPEEIEGFMATLPGLTQAAVLPVPDAKRGTVLVALVQGDRTVETGVLAALRAKLGPLKAPKALIWVEDWPTLPSGKTDLRALEAQVKWPA; encoded by the coding sequence ATGACCGAGGGCTTCCGCTGGCATCCCAAGGCGCGGCTGTTCGATGCGGCGGGCCATGAGGTTGCGCGGCAACCGCCCGCCGGGTCTGTGGTGGCGGATTCGGGTGAGGGATTGGCACAAGCAGTTGGCCTGAAAGCCTTTCGGCTGGGCGCGTTGGACCAGCCCGCGCCGGCTGAAGGCGACCAACCGCTGTTTGAAACCCTGAGCTCCGGCTCCACCGGGCAGCCCCGGCGGATCGTTCGGACCCAAGCCTCATGGACTGCAAGTTTTGCAGTCAACGCAGGGTTCGGCATCGGCCCCGGCGCGCGGGTTGCGGTGCTGGGGCGGCTGGTCCATTCGCTGTCACTATACGGCGCGATCGAGGGGCTGCACCTTGGGGCCGACGTTCACCTGCTTGATCTTTTGCGACCTGATCGCCAGTTGACCGCCCTTGCCGACCGGCGGATCACCCACCTCTACGCCACCCCCGCCCAGCTGCGGCTGCTTGGCCCGGGCCTCTGCCCTGACCTGCGGGTCATTCTGGTCGGCGGGTCCAAACTTGACCCCGTTTTGCGGTCTGCGGTGCGGGCCATGGCCCCTGCGGCACGGGTCCACGAATTCTACGGCGCGGCAGAGGCGAGCTTCATCACCCTTGCCGACGACACAACGCCAGAGGGGGCGGTCGGTCGGCCGTATCCGGGGGTAGAGCTTGCCGTCAGGGCGGGCGAGATCTGGGTAAAAAGCCCCTATCTTTTCACCAGCTACGCTGGGGACCCCGGAACCGCGCGCTGGCAGGACGGCTGGCTGTCTGTCGGCGAGGTCGGGCGGATGGAGGACGGGATCCTCTACCTGCACGGACGGGCCGGGCGCATGGTGACAGTGGCCGATCAGAACGTCTTCCCTGAAGAGATTGAGGGGTTCATGGCAACCTTGCCCGGCCTGACGCAGGCCGCCGTCCTGCCAGTGCCCGATGCGAAACGCGGGACGGTGCTGGTCGCGCTGGTGCAGGGCGACCGAACGGTTGAGACAGGAGTGCTGGCGGCACTGCGGGCGAAGCTTGGGCCGCTAAAGGCGCCCAAGGCGTTGATCTGGGTGGAGGATTGGCCAACCCTGCCATCCGGCAAGACCGACCTTCGCGCGCTGGAGGCGCAGGTAAAATGGCCCGCCTGA
- the aroQ gene encoding type II 3-dehydroquinate dehydratase — MPKLVTLLNGPNLNLLGLRQPEIYGHETLDDVASKVSDLAEDLGLAVRALQSNHEGQLVDWIQAARGTSAGIIINPGAYSHTSIAILDALNAYDGPVLEVHISNIHKREAFRHHSYVSHRADGVIAGCGTDGYLLALRRMASLLKA; from the coding sequence ATGCCAAAGCTTGTCACCCTTCTGAACGGCCCGAACCTGAACCTGCTTGGCCTGCGCCAGCCGGAAATCTACGGCCATGAGACGCTGGACGATGTTGCCTCCAAGGTCTCTGATCTGGCCGAGGATCTGGGTCTTGCCGTCCGCGCGCTGCAGTCGAACCACGAAGGCCAGCTGGTTGATTGGATTCAGGCGGCGCGCGGCACTTCGGCCGGGATCATCATCAATCCGGGGGCATATTCCCACACCTCCATAGCCATTCTGGACGCCCTGAACGCCTATGATGGGCCGGTGCTGGAAGTGCACATTTCCAACATCCACAAGCGTGAGGCGTTCCGCCATCATTCCTACGTCAGCCACCGCGCGGATGGGGTGATCGCAGGTTGCGGGACGGATGGCTATCTTCTGGCGCTGCGCCGGATGGCAAGCCTTCTGAAGGCATGA
- the metF gene encoding methylenetetrahydrofolate reductase [NAD(P)H], which translates to MAPQSAPRISFEFFPPQSLDASFRLWETVQALAPMKPSFVSVTYGAGGTTRTLTHEAVSTIHRNYGLPVAAHLTCVDATKTETLSIAESYAEAGVTEIVALRGDAPKGAQRFVPHPMGFANSVELVEKLARTGKFKIRVGAYPEPHPDAADSTSDVTWLKRKIDAGASSAITQFFFNADTFFRFRDACVKAGITAPIIPGILPITSWAGAKRFAARCGTQVPAKLDEAFATAARDGREDLLALTHCTALCDRLLQDGVEDLHFYTLNRPHLTREVVRALGITPDVVLEKVA; encoded by the coding sequence ATGGCCCCCCAATCCGCGCCCCGTATCAGCTTTGAATTCTTCCCGCCGCAGTCCCTGGACGCCTCTTTCCGGCTGTGGGAAACCGTGCAGGCGCTGGCGCCCATGAAACCGTCTTTCGTTTCCGTGACTTACGGCGCAGGCGGCACCACCCGTACCCTGACGCATGAGGCGGTTTCGACCATCCATCGCAACTATGGCCTGCCCGTCGCCGCGCATCTGACCTGCGTCGATGCGACCAAGACCGAAACACTGTCCATCGCCGAATCCTATGCCGAGGCGGGCGTGACGGAAATCGTCGCACTGCGCGGTGATGCCCCGAAAGGCGCCCAGCGGTTCGTGCCGCACCCGATGGGCTTTGCCAACTCGGTCGAGCTGGTTGAAAAGCTGGCGAGGACTGGCAAGTTCAAGATCCGCGTCGGTGCCTACCCGGAACCGCACCCCGATGCCGCTGACAGCACCTCGGACGTGACTTGGCTCAAGCGCAAGATTGACGCAGGCGCTTCCTCGGCCATCACCCAGTTCTTCTTCAACGCTGACACCTTCTTCCGCTTCCGCGATGCCTGCGTGAAGGCCGGGATCACCGCCCCGATCATCCCCGGCATCCTGCCGATCACCAGCTGGGCTGGTGCCAAGCGCTTTGCCGCCCGCTGCGGCACGCAAGTGCCCGCCAAGCTGGACGAGGCCTTCGCCACTGCCGCCCGCGATGGGCGGGAAGATCTGCTTGCCCTGACCCATTGCACCGCCCTGTGCGACCGGCTTTTGCAAGACGGGGTGGAGGATTTGCATTTCTACACCCTGAACCGCCCCCACCTGACGCGGGAAGTTGTGCGCGCCCTTGGCATCACACCCGATGTGGTCTTGGAAAAAGTGGCCTGA